From the genome of Deinococcus sp. AJ005, one region includes:
- a CDS encoding heterodisulfide reductase-related iron-sulfur binding cluster, with protein sequence MLPLIHQILFFLFAVITGAFGLWGFYRLYLRIRRGAPATERRFDIPGKRILDAVRVSLTQERTFRRRTTISVLHAFIFYGFVFYLLVNVVDGLEGYLKFGIYSDNFLGAIYNLLADVLSFLVLFGVVALVVRRLFTPSKRDFRFTEKTLLHPLLKNNYILRDSLIVSAFIFFHVGSRVLGNAAKVMAEGGDAFQPFSNAVGSVLFGNLSETTLQGWRIFGFWGALGSVLVFLAYFPFTKHIHIFMAPLNYTLKRPVGSGVLPPMKGLEEAMEADEPCLGVEKLEELEWPRLLDAYACIQCNRCQDVCPANATGKALSPAALEINKRMELNVIASHPSPFTLKAAPFESGASTAHPLLHYAISEEAVWACTTCGACMEVCPVQDEQMLDIIDIRRQQVMVAGEFPQQLQTAFRGMERASNPWGISRDKRMEWAEGLKVPTIEENAEPDVIYWVGCAAAYDPGAQKVARSFVQLLDKAGVNYAVLGKKEACTGDSARRAGNEFLYQTLAQENVETLNSIRPKLIVATCPHCMNIIGNEYPQIGGNYRTVHHTEYLETLVAAGKLPLAQLADNVTYHDPCYLGRHNGVYDAPRNLITKMAGEVLDLERQRENSFCCGAGGAQFWKEEEEGRERISDNRFRELQERLDGAKSASDEFEQTGKVVAVGCPFCKAMLNSTPEKQKRDDIVVKDVAELMLESMQRATGEWVQPTGPVADATPTEQPEVVSAPNAEMPMHRTGEVRSADAPDAVVGETSADVVNAQPGSPVDNADTQPEAQAAHPEQATERKAWKPKVEADSSESKAEESAAPARKSWKPKAGTDEVSAEPVVETQAETVEASARKAWKPKAGADDVAPVAQAPAEEVAPTEPSSRKAWNPKAKVDDVSAVPVSSESATAEPTAEVPVRKVWKPKAKTDDVSAEAVADAPASATEIAETAPVRKAWKPQAKAEASEETAVQPIAAETPAQPATAPSGGERKKWTPKAKADTGATEQVSAQAEVAEPEQIVEPASSRTGETGVIEETVKAQVAPISASTERPKWQPKAKVEAAPVPEPVRAEATDETPITEHIHLAEVGENSLEEGQQATSKPDTTEPSESGRKKWVPKKKD encoded by the coding sequence ATGCTGCCCCTGATCCATCAGATTCTGTTTTTCCTCTTTGCTGTCATCACCGGGGCGTTTGGCCTGTGGGGCTTTTACCGCCTGTACCTGCGGATTCGCCGGGGCGCACCCGCCACCGAGCGCCGCTTTGACATTCCTGGTAAGCGCATCCTGGATGCCGTCCGCGTCAGCCTGACCCAGGAACGCACCTTCCGCCGCCGCACCACCATCAGCGTGCTGCACGCCTTTATCTTCTACGGCTTTGTGTTTTACCTGCTGGTCAACGTGGTGGACGGGCTGGAGGGCTATCTCAAGTTCGGCATCTATTCGGATAATTTCCTGGGCGCGATTTATAACCTGCTGGCCGATGTCCTGAGCTTTCTGGTGCTGTTCGGCGTGGTGGCACTGGTAGTTCGCCGCCTGTTCACACCGTCCAAGCGCGACTTCCGTTTCACCGAGAAAACACTGCTGCACCCACTCTTGAAGAACAACTACATCCTGCGCGACAGCCTGATCGTCTCGGCATTCATCTTCTTCCATGTGGGCAGCCGGGTACTGGGCAATGCGGCGAAGGTGATGGCCGAGGGCGGCGACGCCTTCCAGCCGTTTTCCAATGCGGTTGGCTCTGTACTATTCGGCAATCTGAGCGAGACCACTTTGCAGGGCTGGCGCATCTTCGGCTTCTGGGGGGCGCTGGGCAGCGTGCTGGTCTTCCTGGCCTATTTCCCGTTCACCAAGCACATCCACATCTTCATGGCCCCGCTGAATTACACCCTCAAGCGCCCGGTGGGCAGCGGCGTCCTGCCTCCCATGAAGGGTCTGGAAGAGGCGATGGAGGCCGACGAACCGTGCCTGGGCGTGGAAAAGCTGGAGGAACTGGAGTGGCCGCGCCTGCTGGACGCCTACGCCTGCATCCAGTGCAACCGCTGCCAGGATGTCTGCCCGGCCAACGCCACCGGCAAGGCGCTGTCGCCCGCCGCGCTGGAGATCAACAAGCGCATGGAGCTGAACGTCATCGCGTCGCATCCCAGTCCCTTCACCCTCAAGGCCGCGCCGTTTGAGTCTGGGGCCAGCACCGCGCACCCGCTGCTGCATTACGCGATCAGCGAGGAAGCCGTCTGGGCCTGTACCACCTGCGGCGCGTGCATGGAAGTTTGCCCTGTGCAGGACGAGCAGATGCTGGACATCATTGACATTCGCCGTCAGCAGGTGATGGTGGCCGGGGAGTTTCCGCAGCAGCTTCAGACCGCCTTCCGGGGCATGGAGCGAGCGTCAAACCCTTGGGGCATCTCGCGTGACAAGCGGATGGAATGGGCCGAGGGCCTGAAGGTTCCCACCATTGAGGAGAACGCCGAGCCTGACGTCATTTACTGGGTAGGTTGCGCCGCCGCCTACGATCCGGGGGCGCAGAAGGTGGCCCGCTCCTTCGTGCAACTGCTGGACAAAGCCGGGGTGAATTACGCCGTGCTGGGCAAGAAGGAGGCGTGTACCGGCGATAGCGCCCGCCGCGCCGGGAACGAATTCCTGTATCAGACGCTGGCGCAGGAAAACGTGGAGACGCTGAACAGCATACGCCCCAAGCTGATCGTCGCCACCTGCCCGCACTGCATGAACATCATCGGCAACGAGTACCCGCAGATTGGGGGCAATTACAGGACCGTCCACCACACCGAATACCTGGAAACACTGGTGGCCGCCGGAAAGCTGCCGCTGGCGCAGTTGGCGGACAACGTGACCTATCACGATCCCTGCTACCTGGGGCGTCACAACGGCGTGTACGACGCGCCCCGCAACCTGATTACCAAGATGGCGGGCGAGGTGCTGGACCTGGAACGCCAGCGCGAGAACAGCTTTTGCTGTGGTGCGGGCGGCGCGCAGTTCTGGAAGGAGGAGGAGGAGGGCCGCGAGCGTATCTCCGATAACCGTTTCCGCGAGTTGCAGGAGCGGCTGGACGGGGCGAAATCTGCCTCTGACGAGTTTGAGCAGACCGGGAAAGTGGTGGCCGTGGGTTGCCCCTTCTGCAAGGCTATGCTGAACAGCACCCCCGAAAAGCAGAAGCGCGACGACATCGTGGTGAAGGATGTGGCCGAGTTGATGCTGGAAAGCATGCAGCGGGCCACCGGGGAGTGGGTACAGCCCACCGGGCCAGTCGCAGACGCCACTCCCACCGAGCAGCCCGAAGTCGTGAGCGCCCCCAATGCGGAAATGCCGATGCACCGCACGGGTGAAGTGCGCTCTGCCGATGCGCCAGACGCTGTGGTGGGCGAAACCTCCGCCGACGTGGTGAACGCGCAGCCCGGTAGCCCCGTTGACAATGCGGATACTCAGCCAGAAGCTCAGGCCGCGCACCCCGAACAGGCCACGGAGCGCAAGGCGTGGAAACCAAAAGTGGAAGCTGATTCCTCTGAATCAAAGGCGGAAGAAAGCGCTGCGCCCGCCCGCAAGAGCTGGAAGCCCAAGGCCGGGACGGATGAAGTCAGTGCCGAGCCAGTCGTGGAAACTCAGGCCGAAACCGTGGAAGCTTCAGCACGTAAAGCCTGGAAACCCAAGGCGGGTGCCGATGACGTGGCCCCGGTTGCCCAGGCTCCGGCGGAAGAAGTTGCGCCTACTGAACCTTCCTCCCGCAAAGCCTGGAATCCAAAGGCCAAAGTAGATGATGTGAGCGCCGTTCCCGTTTCGTCTGAATCTGCCACTGCTGAACCCACTGCCGAAGTTCCAGTCCGCAAGGTGTGGAAGCCCAAAGCCAAGACCGATGACGTGAGCGCGGAAGCTGTCGCGGATGCACCTGCGTCTGCCACCGAAATTGCCGAAACCGCGCCTGTACGCAAAGCCTGGAAACCTCAAGCGAAGGCTGAAGCCAGCGAGGAAACTGCGGTCCAGCCGATTGCGGCTGAAACCCCAGCCCAGCCCGCAACTGCGCCTAGTGGGGGAGAACGCAAGAAGTGGACGCCGAAAGCGAAGGCGGACACGGGGGCAACCGAACAGGTTTCAGCTCAGGCCGAAGTTGCGGAACCGGAGCAGATTGTTGAGCCTGCTTCATCTCGTACAGGCGAAACTGGGGTCATTGAGGAGACGGTCAAGGCTCAAGTCGCGCCTATCTCTGCCTCCACCGAGCGTCCCAAATGGCAGCCCAAAGCGAAGGTGGAAGCTGCTCCAGTCCCCGAACCTGTCAGGGCAGAAGCCACCGACGAAACGCCCATCACCGAGCATATCCATCTGGCCGAAGTCGGCGAGAACAGTCTGGAAGAAGGCCAGCAGGCTACCTCTAAACCTGACACTACCGAACCCAGCGAGAGCGGGCGAAAGAAATGGGTGCCGAAGAAGAAAGACTGA
- a CDS encoding PhoH family protein, with amino-acid sequence MRFLTYRDLDSGRVKKQLRKVQEAIERDDFKTPDVKKLAQGNYYRARLDDTNRLLLTFVKHGPETVCLALEVIHQHAYEKSRFLRGARIDEARLPDLSRETAEAEAQPLRYLHPTRSEFHLLDKVISFDDTQDEVYRTPAPVILVGSAGSGKTALTLQKLRELPGQVLYVTLSPYLAQSAAGLYAAHGFENEAQDVQFLSFREYLDTIRVPPGREVTFEDFRGWFARQPGLKFTDAHQLFEEFRGVLSSSPNGPLGREAYLGLGIRQSIYDAEHRPLVHELFGKYLNWLSESRLYDSSIVASGYLKSVTPDHDFVVVDEVQDLTAAQLALILASLKVPGQFLLCGDSNQIVHPNFFSWAAVKTLLWKDPDLAERQAINVLRANFRNASQVTRVANDLLKIKHARFGSVDRESNFLVHAVADDPGSVIFLPDDARVKRHLDEQTRGSTDYAVLVLRDEDKAEARKSFGTPLVFSVQEAKGLEYPNIILSNFISSQRATYSEIVEGVTAEDLQKEDLKYSRAKDKSDKSLEIYKFYVNALYVAVTRAVNRVILVESDTRHPLLGLLGVTLGNEAEQLGVKQASRDDWEREARKLELQGKKEQAGDIRRRILKQQDVPWEVWTPEALRRMEAEVRANPGDPKLARNLLDYALLNRSETLLSEMRDLKIKPAQSYLRNNDKDRRIQRQAVLDKHRKAFADPNLRSVLGDADKYGVDYRTPENLTPLMLAVLARNLPLIDALLQRGADVTQTDLFGRTPHMLALETAMQDADYARLWLGPIYERVRHGALDVLVGDRLVRLGHEGAEFYFLSVMLGLFPGFASALHHPDLTPAALRQRSDGFNVAALRTHLEHFPFTVLREARHKRPYFNHVLARAEVDSNYVPARKLWQRTQTGFYVLNPALQVRVKLAANSESEWVNVALLTDPVARAWLGYAGQEPMDQKGTVRPPGKKARA; translated from the coding sequence ATGCGTTTTCTGACCTACCGCGATCTGGATTCGGGCCGTGTCAAGAAGCAGCTCAGGAAGGTGCAAGAGGCCATTGAGCGCGACGACTTCAAAACGCCGGATGTTAAGAAGCTGGCGCAGGGCAACTACTACCGCGCCCGGCTGGACGACACCAACCGCCTGCTGCTGACCTTTGTCAAGCACGGGCCGGAAACAGTGTGTCTGGCACTGGAAGTGATCCACCAGCACGCCTATGAGAAGTCGCGTTTCCTGCGTGGGGCGCGGATTGACGAGGCCAGATTGCCCGATCTGTCCCGTGAGACTGCGGAGGCCGAGGCCCAGCCGCTGCGGTATCTGCACCCCACCCGCAGCGAGTTTCACCTGCTGGACAAGGTGATTTCCTTTGACGACACCCAGGACGAGGTCTACCGCACCCCGGCCCCGGTCATCCTGGTGGGTTCGGCGGGCAGCGGCAAGACGGCCCTAACGCTGCAAAAGCTGCGCGAGTTGCCGGGGCAGGTGCTGTACGTGACCCTCTCGCCGTATCTGGCCCAGAGTGCGGCAGGCCTGTACGCCGCCCACGGCTTTGAAAACGAGGCCCAGGACGTGCAGTTCCTGTCGTTCCGCGAGTATCTGGACACCATCCGGGTTCCGCCGGGGCGCGAGGTCACGTTTGAGGACTTCCGGGGCTGGTTTGCGCGCCAGCCCGGCTTGAAATTCACCGATGCACACCAACTGTTTGAAGAATTCAGAGGCGTGCTGAGCAGTTCCCCCAATGGCCCGCTGGGGCGTGAGGCTTACCTGGGCCTGGGCATCCGGCAATCCATCTACGACGCTGAACACCGCCCGCTGGTGCATGAGCTGTTCGGCAAGTACCTGAACTGGCTCTCTGAGAGCCGACTCTACGACTCCAGCATCGTGGCTTCGGGCTATCTCAAATCGGTCACGCCGGACCATGACTTCGTGGTGGTGGACGAGGTGCAGGACCTGACGGCAGCGCAACTGGCGCTGATTCTGGCCTCGCTGAAGGTGCCGGGGCAATTCCTGCTGTGCGGCGACAGCAACCAGATCGTGCATCCCAATTTCTTCTCGTGGGCGGCGGTCAAAACACTGCTGTGGAAAGACCCCGATCTGGCCGAGCGGCAGGCCATCAACGTGCTGCGGGCCAATTTCCGCAATGCCTCGCAGGTGACGCGGGTGGCCAACGATCTCCTTAAAATCAAGCACGCCCGCTTCGGCAGCGTGGACCGCGAGAGCAATTTTCTGGTGCATGCGGTGGCTGACGATCCCGGCAGCGTGATCTTTTTGCCCGACGACGCCCGCGTGAAAAGGCATCTGGACGAGCAGACGCGCGGCAGCACCGATTATGCCGTGCTGGTGCTGCGCGACGAGGACAAGGCCGAGGCTAGGAAGTCCTTTGGCACACCGCTGGTGTTCAGCGTGCAGGAGGCCAAGGGGCTGGAATACCCCAACATCATCCTGAGCAATTTCATCAGTTCCCAGCGGGCCACCTACAGCGAGATCGTGGAGGGCGTGACCGCCGAAGACCTCCAGAAAGAGGACCTGAAATACAGCCGCGCGAAGGATAAATCCGACAAGTCGCTGGAAATCTACAAGTTCTATGTTAATGCGCTGTATGTGGCCGTGACCCGCGCCGTCAACCGCGTGATCCTGGTGGAAAGCGATACCCGTCACCCGCTGCTGGGGCTGCTGGGCGTGACGCTGGGCAACGAGGCCGAGCAACTGGGGGTCAAGCAGGCCAGCCGCGACGACTGGGAGCGCGAGGCCCGCAAGCTGGAATTGCAGGGCAAGAAGGAGCAGGCCGGGGATATTCGCCGCCGCATCCTGAAGCAGCAGGACGTCCCGTGGGAGGTCTGGACACCCGAGGCTCTGCGCCGCATGGAAGCTGAGGTCCGCGCAAATCCGGGCGATCCCAAACTGGCCCGCAATTTGCTGGATTACGCGCTGCTCAACCGCAGTGAAACCCTGCTCTCCGAGATGAGGGATCTCAAGATCAAACCCGCGCAGTCGTACCTCCGCAACAACGATAAGGACCGCCGGATTCAGCGTCAGGCCGTGCTGGACAAGCACCGCAAGGCGTTCGCGGATCCCAACCTGCGCTCCGTGCTGGGCGACGCCGACAAATACGGCGTGGACTACCGCACCCCCGAGAACTTGACCCCACTGATGCTGGCGGTGCTGGCGAGAAATTTGCCTCTGATAGACGCCCTGCTGCAACGCGGCGCGGACGTGACCCAGACCGATCTGTTTGGACGCACGCCACATATGCTGGCGCTGGAAACGGCCATGCAGGACGCCGACTACGCCCGTCTCTGGCTTGGGCCGATCTATGAACGGGTGCGGCACGGTGCGCTGGACGTGCTGGTGGGAGACCGTCTGGTGCGTCTGGGTCACGAGGGCGCGGAGTTTTATTTTCTGAGCGTGATGCTGGGTCTGTTTCCCGGCTTTGCCTCCGCGTTGCACCACCCGGATCTCACTCCCGCCGCACTGCGCCAGAGAAGTGACGGGTTCAATGTGGCCGCCCTGCGAACCCATCTGGAGCATTTCCCCTTCACTGTTTTGCGCGAGGCCCGCCACAAACGCCCGTACTTTAATCACGTCCTGGCGCGGGCCGAGGTGGACAGCAATTATGTTCCGGCCCGCAAGTTGTGGCAGCGCACGCAGACAGGTTTTTATGTTCTGAATCCTGCCTTGCAGGTGCGCGTGAAGCTGGCCGCCAACAGCGAGAGTGAATGGGTGAATGTGGCGTTGCTTACGGACCCGGTGGCGCGGGCGTGGCTGGGGTATGCCGGGCAGGAACCCATGGATCAGAAAGGGACAGTCAGGCCGCCGGGCAAGAAGGCCAGAGCGTAA
- a CDS encoding VWA-like domain-containing protein — MTPDFQHLISGSRLRIRGKSAFFATLLLHAEFVPSKEVAAAGTDGERVYVNPEVAASLPSDVLDGLLLHEVLHAALSHVDRRGPREKKRWNKSADLIVNGMVEAAGLPTPPTSRRDDHLEKLSVEEVYTALMAEGEEEGEGDEGADDLLDGPPSDAPPKNGKNPSSAAKQWQQAMAKARSMDAMSGGQGDDPLGAHRELARLAPARLDWRAHLWRFLARTPVDFGGFDRRFVGRGLYLEALDDESLTALIAVDTSGSVDDEAVKALVSEVQGVLGAYPHVRATLYYADTEAYGPHELTPGSDIPPPQGGGGTDFRPIFALLDDHEPDVLIYLTDGYGDFPETAPRMPTLWVVPPGGLEDEGFPFGEVLRLEEG; from the coding sequence ATGACCCCCGACTTCCAGCACCTAATCTCCGGCTCACGCCTCCGCATTCGGGGCAAGTCGGCATTTTTCGCCACGCTGCTGCTGCACGCGGAATTTGTGCCGTCAAAGGAAGTCGCGGCGGCGGGAACGGATGGCGAACGGGTGTACGTGAATCCCGAAGTCGCGGCCTCGTTGCCCTCCGACGTGCTGGACGGGCTGCTGCTGCATGAAGTTCTGCACGCCGCGCTGTCGCATGTGGACCGCCGTGGCCCGCGCGAGAAGAAGCGCTGGAACAAATCCGCCGATCTGATCGTGAACGGCATGGTGGAGGCGGCGGGCCTACCCACGCCACCAACTTCCCGCCGCGATGACCACCTGGAAAAGCTGAGCGTGGAGGAGGTCTACACCGCGCTAATGGCCGAGGGCGAGGAAGAAGGCGAGGGAGACGAGGGCGCGGACGACTTGCTAGACGGTCCCCCCAGCGACGCACCGCCGAAGAACGGCAAAAACCCCTCCAGTGCCGCCAAGCAGTGGCAGCAGGCAATGGCCAAGGCCCGCAGCATGGATGCCATGAGCGGCGGCCAGGGCGACGATCCGCTGGGCGCGCACCGTGAACTGGCGCGGCTGGCCCCGGCACGGCTGGACTGGCGGGCGCACCTGTGGCGCTTTCTGGCGCGGACTCCGGTGGATTTTGGAGGCTTTGACCGCCGCTTCGTGGGACGGGGGTTGTATCTGGAGGCGCTGGACGACGAGAGCCTGACCGCGCTGATCGCCGTGGACACCTCCGGCAGCGTGGACGACGAGGCGGTCAAAGCGCTGGTGAGCGAGGTTCAGGGCGTGCTGGGCGCGTATCCGCACGTCCGGGCCACCCTCTACTACGCCGACACCGAAGCGTATGGGCCGCACGAACTGACCCCTGGCAGCGATATTCCCCCGCCACAGGGGGGCGGCGGTACAGACTTCCGGCCCATTTTTGCCCTGCTGGATGACCATGAGCCGGACGTGCTGATCTACTTGACCGACGGTTACGGCGATTTCCCCGAGACGGCCCCGCGCATGCCGACGCTGTGGGTGGTCCCGCCGGGCGGACTGGAGGACGAGGGTTTTCCCTTTGGCGAGGTCTTGCGGCTGGAGGAAGGGTAA
- a CDS encoding ATP-binding protein encodes MSLTANELQTYLSALITGELKLSTMIWGPPGIGKSAVVAQVARERGLDFVDVRLSQLAPTDLRGLPVPEADGQGGGVSKWYPPEFLPRGGHGILFLDEVNMAPPTMQGMAQQLILDRRVGSYVLPDGWFVWAAGNRKEDRASVFDMPAPLANRFLHLTVRPDFDSWRSYALGRSLHEHIIAFLTFRPELLHRLDPQQPAWPSPRAWEMASALHRAGLDVAPAIGEASGAEFSAFVRLYEQLPDLGIVLEGRGSGLKLPDEPSVRYAAVVGLAARAATADAAYHAFIWLADSAGPEWLQLYVATLVSKFQAIGQLGDLAALVARDERLAALVEGTLAMSEGM; translated from the coding sequence TTGTCCCTCACTGCCAATGAACTTCAGACCTACCTGTCCGCTTTAATCACGGGCGAACTCAAACTGTCCACCATGATCTGGGGTCCGCCCGGCATCGGCAAGAGCGCGGTAGTGGCGCAGGTGGCCCGTGAGCGCGGGCTGGATTTCGTGGATGTGCGCCTGTCCCAACTGGCCCCCACCGACCTGCGCGGCCTGCCCGTGCCGGAAGCGGACGGCCAGGGCGGCGGTGTGAGCAAGTGGTATCCACCCGAATTCCTGCCACGCGGCGGCCACGGAATCCTCTTTCTGGACGAAGTGAACATGGCCCCACCCACCATGCAGGGCATGGCGCAGCAACTGATTCTGGACCGCCGGGTGGGCAGTTACGTCCTGCCCGACGGCTGGTTCGTGTGGGCCGCAGGCAACCGCAAGGAAGACCGCGCCAGTGTGTTTGACATGCCCGCACCGCTGGCGAACCGATTTCTACACCTGACCGTGCGGCCCGACTTTGATTCATGGCGCAGTTACGCGCTGGGCCGCAGTTTGCATGAACACATCATCGCCTTCCTGACCTTCCGCCCAGAACTGCTGCACCGCTTGGACCCCCAGCAGCCCGCGTGGCCCAGCCCGCGTGCCTGGGAAATGGCGAGCGCGTTGCACCGCGCCGGGCTGGACGTGGCCCCCGCGATTGGCGAGGCATCGGGGGCAGAGTTCAGTGCCTTCGTGCGGCTGTACGAGCAACTGCCGGATCTGGGCATCGTGCTGGAAGGCCGGGGCAGTGGCCTGAAGCTACCGGACGAACCCAGCGTGCGCTACGCCGCCGTGGTGGGGCTGGCCGCCCGCGCCGCCACCGCCGACGCCGCCTACCACGCCTTTATCTGGCTGGCCGACAGCGCCGGGCCGGAGTGGCTGCAACTGTATGTCGCCACCCTCGTCAGCAAGTTCCAGGCCATCGGGCAACTGGGCGATCTGGCCGCACTGGTGGCCCGCGACGAGCGGCTGGCCGCGCTGGTGGAAGGCACGCTGGCGATGTCGGAGGGGATGTAG
- a CDS encoding DegV family protein yields MTIAIVTDSTSDLTPELCAQHGIVSVPLYVLFDGKIHKDGIEITPPELFAGLKAGKKTPSTSQPSPAEFAAVYTKALESADQVLSIHISGQLSGTVGSARLAAQDFEGKVTVLDSGSVSMGLGMRALRAAELARAGKSMPEILAELERIAREADIRFTVDTLDFLKINGRIGGAQALLGGLLNIKPILVVKKGRVETGGRVRGHKKAVQDLVDYTRKYVISHGGARVTFLSTIGGEDYVQEVRAGLAGLDFADLGNHSIGAVVATHSGPGTMGVTLEPL; encoded by the coding sequence ATGACCATTGCCATCGTCACCGATTCCACGAGTGACCTGACCCCTGAACTCTGCGCCCAGCACGGGATTGTCAGCGTGCCCCTGTATGTGCTGTTTGATGGCAAGATTCATAAGGACGGCATAGAAATCACGCCGCCTGAACTGTTCGCGGGTCTCAAGGCGGGCAAGAAGACGCCCAGCACCTCCCAGCCCAGCCCAGCCGAATTTGCTGCTGTATACACGAAAGCGCTGGAATCGGCGGATCAGGTGCTCAGCATTCATATCAGCGGGCAACTGTCAGGCACGGTGGGCAGTGCCCGACTGGCGGCGCAGGATTTTGAGGGCAAGGTCACCGTGCTGGACAGCGGTTCGGTCAGCATGGGACTGGGCATGCGCGCATTGCGGGCCGCCGAACTGGCCAGGGCCGGAAAATCCATGCCGGAAATTCTGGCCGAACTGGAGCGAATAGCCAGAGAGGCCGATATCCGTTTCACGGTGGATACGCTGGATTTTCTGAAGATCAATGGGCGCATCGGCGGGGCGCAGGCATTACTGGGCGGCCTGCTGAACATCAAGCCGATTCTGGTGGTCAAGAAGGGCCGCGTGGAAACGGGTGGGCGCGTGCGTGGCCACAAGAAGGCCGTTCAGGATCTGGTGGACTACACCCGCAAATACGTGATCTCGCACGGCGGGGCGCGGGTCACGTTCCTGTCCACCATTGGCGGCGAGGACTACGTGCAGGAGGTCCGCGCGGGGCTGGCTGGACTGGATTTCGCGGACCTGGGTAACCACAGTATCGGCGCAGTCGTCGCTACTCACAGCGGGCCAGGAACGATGGGCGTGACCCTGGAACCCCTCTGA
- the nudC gene encoding NAD(+) diphosphatase produces MVSRPTNLEIQSGVPQGEAHWFIFQKGRLLLREDDTLPVGRAEDFALELTNSLGQLDGQAYATAQLAGEVPAGYALSPLRSLFGRLSENMFGLAGFATQVVEFDRTHGFCGHCATPLAFTGYEYAKACPECGLSVYPRVAPVAMVLIQRGAGAHTELLLARGPNFPPDMFSALAGFVQPSETLEAAAAREVLEEVGVKIRNLRYVLSQPWPFPHSLMIGFDAEYDGGKIVLQPEEIEDAQWFSVSNLPTLPAPFSIARQLIDRAVSLSLGSPDPYPVPHDLL; encoded by the coding sequence ATGGTTTCGCGTCCCACAAACCTTGAAATTCAATCGGGCGTGCCGCAGGGCGAGGCCCACTGGTTCATCTTCCAGAAGGGCCGCCTGCTGCTGCGGGAGGACGATACGTTGCCAGTGGGCCGTGCGGAGGATTTTGCACTTGAGCTGACCAACTCGCTGGGCCAGTTGGACGGTCAGGCTTACGCTACCGCACAACTGGCAGGCGAAGTTCCCGCTGGATATGCCCTATCGCCCTTGCGTTCATTGTTTGGCCGCCTGAGCGAGAATATGTTCGGGCTGGCCGGATTTGCCACGCAGGTGGTGGAGTTTGACCGCACACACGGGTTCTGCGGGCACTGCGCCACGCCGCTGGCCTTCACGGGATACGAGTACGCCAAAGCCTGCCCGGAGTGCGGCCTGAGCGTCTACCCACGCGTGGCCCCGGTGGCGATGGTGCTGATCCAGCGCGGCGCGGGCGCACACACGGAGCTGCTGCTGGCGCGCGGCCCCAATTTCCCCCCCGACATGTTCTCCGCGCTGGCAGGCTTCGTGCAGCCTTCCGAAACACTGGAAGCCGCCGCCGCACGCGAGGTGTTGGAGGAAGTGGGCGTGAAGATCAGGAACCTCCGTTACGTCCTGAGTCAGCCCTGGCCCTTCCCTCACTCGCTGATGATCGGCTTTGACGCCGAGTACGACGGCGGCAAGATCGTGTTACAGCCGGAGGAGATTGAGGATGCCCAATGGTTCTCTGTTTCCAATTTGCCCACCCTTCCAGCACCCTTCAGCATCGCCCGCCAGCTCATTGACCGCGCCGTTTCCCTGAGCCTCGGATCGCCTGACCCCTATCCTGTCCCCCATGACCTCCTCTGA